In Strigops habroptila isolate Jane chromosome 4, bStrHab1.2.pri, whole genome shotgun sequence, a single genomic region encodes these proteins:
- the KLC1 gene encoding kinesin light chain 1 isoform X1: MYENMSTMVYLKEEKLEKLTQDEIIAKTKQVINGLEALKNEHNSILQSLLETLKCLKKDDETNLVEEKSNMIRKSLEMLELGLSEAQVMMALSNHLNAVESEKQKLRAQVRRLCQENQWLRDELANTQQKLQKSEQSVAQLEEEKKHLEFMNQLKKYDDDISPSEDKDTDSTKEPLDDLFPNDEDDQGQGIQQQHSSAAAAAQQGGYEIPARLRTLHNLVIQYASQGRYEVAVPLCKQALEDLEKTSGHDHPDVATMLNILALVYRDQNKYKDAANLLNDALAIREKTLGKDHPAVAATLNNLAVLYGKRGKYKEAEPLCKRALEIREKVLGKDHPDVAKQLNNLALLCQNQGKYEEVEYYYQRALEIYQTKLGPDDPNVAKTKNNLASCYLKQGKFKQAETLYKEILTRAHEREFGSVDDENKPIWMHAEEREECKGKQKDGTSFGEYGGWYKACKVDSPTVTTTLKNLGALYRRQGKFEAAETLEEAAMRSRKQVIKGEQTGLMHFPFSAKSKEGLDNVHKQRVAEVLNDPESIEKRRSRESLNVDVVKYESGPDGGEEDGTGSLKRSGSFSKLRASIRRSSEKLVRKLKGGSSRDSEPKNPGMKRASSLNVLNMGGKATEDHFQERNNCLTDTRALSVSHTDLAH; the protein is encoded by the exons aTGTATGAAAACATGTCCACAATGGTGTATTTAAAGGAAGAGAAGTTGGAGAAGCTCACTCAAGATGAAATCATTGCCAAAACTAAGCAAGTGATCAATGGACTAGAGGCACTGAAGAATGAACACAATTCAATTTTACAGAGCTTActtgaaacactgaaatgtttgAAGAAAGATGATGAAACTAATCTGgttgaagaaaaatcaaacatgaTTCGAAAGTCACTGGAAATGCTGGAGCTTGGCCTTAGTGAAGCACAG gTAATGATGGCCTTGTCAAATCACTTAAATGCAGTGGAATCGGAGAAGCAGAAATTGCGTGCTCAGGTTCGCCGGCTATGCCAGGAAAACCAGTGGCTACGGGATGAACTAGCCAATACACAGCAGAAGCTACAGAAAAGTGAGCAATCTGTGGCTCaactggaggaagaaaagaaacatctagAGTTCAtgaatcaattaaaaaaatatgacgATGATATTTCACCATCA GAGGATAAGGATACAGATTCCACCAAAGAGCCTTTGGATGACTTGTTTCCCAATGATGAGGATGACCAAGGACAAGGAA ttcaacagcagcacagcagtgcagcagctgctgcccaaCAAGGTGGCTATGAAATTCCAGCAAGATTAAGGACCCTTCATAATCTTGTTATTCAGTACGCTTCCCAAGGTAGATATGAGGTTGCTGTACCTCTCTGTAAACAAGCTCTTGAAGATCTGGAGAAGACTTCAGGTCATGATCATCCTGATGTTGCCACTATGTTGAACATACTTGCTTTGGTGTACAG AGACCAGAACAAATACAAAGATGCAGCAAATCTCCTGAATGATGCCTTGGCTATCCGTGAGAAGACTTTGGGCAAAGATCATCCAGCG GTGGCAGCAACTCTAAACAATCTTGCAGTACTTTATGGTAAACGGGGAAAGTACAAAGAAGCTGAACCGTTGTGTAAGCGAGCTCTGGAAATCAGGGAAAAG GTCCTGGGGAAGGATCACCCTGACGTTGCTAAACAATTAAATAACTTGGCTTTACTGTGCCAGAACCAGGGTAAATACGAGGAGGTTGAATACTACTATCAGAGGGCACTGGAAATTTACCAGACCAAGTTGGGACCAGATGATCCAAATGTTGCAAAAACAAAGAATAACCTG GCATCCTGCTATCTAAAACAGGGCAAATTTAAGCAAGCGGAAACTTTATACAAAGAGATTCTTACTCGTGCTCACGAACGGGAATTTGGCTCTGTAGATG ATGAAAATAAGCCTATTTGGATGCATgcagaagagagggaggaatgCAAA ggaaagcaaaaagatgGCACATCTTTTGGAGAATATGGTGGCTGGTACAAAGCTTGCAAAGTTGACAG tcCAACAGTAACAACTACCTTAAAGAATCTTGGGGCGCTTTACAGACGACAGGGCAAGTTTGAAGCTGCTGAAACATTAGAGGAGGCAGCAATGAGATCTCGTAAACAG GTCATTAAAGGAGAACAGACAGGGTTAATGCATTTCCCCTTCTCAGCTAAAAGCAAAGAG GGTCTTGACAATGTTCATAAACAGAGAGTTGCTGAAGTGCTGAATGACCCTGAGAGCATAGAAAAAAGGCGAAGCCGAGAAAGCCTCAATGTTGATGTGGTAAAGTACGAGAGTGGTCCTGATGGAGGCGAGGAA gatgGCACTGGATCTTTAAAGCGCAGTGGTTCCTTTAGCAAACTTCGTGCTTCCATTAGACGCAGCAGTGAGAAGCTGGTTAGAAAGCTGAAGGGAGGAAGTTCACGGGACAGTGAACCAAAGAATCCAGG
- the KLC1 gene encoding kinesin light chain 1 isoform X2, protein MYENMSTMVYLKEEKLEKLTQDEIIAKTKQVINGLEALKNEHNSILQSLLETLKCLKKDDETNLVEEKSNMIRKSLEMLELGLSEAQVMMALSNHLNAVESEKQKLRAQVRRLCQENQWLRDELANTQQKLQKSEQSVAQLEEEKKHLEFMNQLKKYDDDISPSEDKDTDSTKEPLDDLFPNDEDDQGQGIQQQHSSAAAAAQQGGYEIPARLRTLHNLVIQYASQGRYEVAVPLCKQALEDLEKTSGHDHPDVATMLNILALVYRDQNKYKDAANLLNDALAIREKTLGKDHPAVAATLNNLAVLYGKRGKYKEAEPLCKRALEIREKVLGKDHPDVAKQLNNLALLCQNQGKYEEVEYYYQRALEIYQTKLGPDDPNVAKTKNNLASCYLKQGKFKQAETLYKEILTRAHEREFGSVDDENKPIWMHAEEREECKGKQKDGTSFGEYGGWYKACKVDSPTVTTTLKNLGALYRRQGKFEAAETLEEAAMRSRKQGLDNVHKQRVAEVLNDPESIEKRRSRESLNVDVVKYESGPDGGEEDGTGSLKRSGSFSKLRASIRRSSEKLVRKLKGGSSRDSEPKNPGMKRASSLNVLNMGGKATEDHFQERNNCLTDTRALSVSHTDLAH, encoded by the exons aTGTATGAAAACATGTCCACAATGGTGTATTTAAAGGAAGAGAAGTTGGAGAAGCTCACTCAAGATGAAATCATTGCCAAAACTAAGCAAGTGATCAATGGACTAGAGGCACTGAAGAATGAACACAATTCAATTTTACAGAGCTTActtgaaacactgaaatgtttgAAGAAAGATGATGAAACTAATCTGgttgaagaaaaatcaaacatgaTTCGAAAGTCACTGGAAATGCTGGAGCTTGGCCTTAGTGAAGCACAG gTAATGATGGCCTTGTCAAATCACTTAAATGCAGTGGAATCGGAGAAGCAGAAATTGCGTGCTCAGGTTCGCCGGCTATGCCAGGAAAACCAGTGGCTACGGGATGAACTAGCCAATACACAGCAGAAGCTACAGAAAAGTGAGCAATCTGTGGCTCaactggaggaagaaaagaaacatctagAGTTCAtgaatcaattaaaaaaatatgacgATGATATTTCACCATCA GAGGATAAGGATACAGATTCCACCAAAGAGCCTTTGGATGACTTGTTTCCCAATGATGAGGATGACCAAGGACAAGGAA ttcaacagcagcacagcagtgcagcagctgctgcccaaCAAGGTGGCTATGAAATTCCAGCAAGATTAAGGACCCTTCATAATCTTGTTATTCAGTACGCTTCCCAAGGTAGATATGAGGTTGCTGTACCTCTCTGTAAACAAGCTCTTGAAGATCTGGAGAAGACTTCAGGTCATGATCATCCTGATGTTGCCACTATGTTGAACATACTTGCTTTGGTGTACAG AGACCAGAACAAATACAAAGATGCAGCAAATCTCCTGAATGATGCCTTGGCTATCCGTGAGAAGACTTTGGGCAAAGATCATCCAGCG GTGGCAGCAACTCTAAACAATCTTGCAGTACTTTATGGTAAACGGGGAAAGTACAAAGAAGCTGAACCGTTGTGTAAGCGAGCTCTGGAAATCAGGGAAAAG GTCCTGGGGAAGGATCACCCTGACGTTGCTAAACAATTAAATAACTTGGCTTTACTGTGCCAGAACCAGGGTAAATACGAGGAGGTTGAATACTACTATCAGAGGGCACTGGAAATTTACCAGACCAAGTTGGGACCAGATGATCCAAATGTTGCAAAAACAAAGAATAACCTG GCATCCTGCTATCTAAAACAGGGCAAATTTAAGCAAGCGGAAACTTTATACAAAGAGATTCTTACTCGTGCTCACGAACGGGAATTTGGCTCTGTAGATG ATGAAAATAAGCCTATTTGGATGCATgcagaagagagggaggaatgCAAA ggaaagcaaaaagatgGCACATCTTTTGGAGAATATGGTGGCTGGTACAAAGCTTGCAAAGTTGACAG tcCAACAGTAACAACTACCTTAAAGAATCTTGGGGCGCTTTACAGACGACAGGGCAAGTTTGAAGCTGCTGAAACATTAGAGGAGGCAGCAATGAGATCTCGTAAACAG GGTCTTGACAATGTTCATAAACAGAGAGTTGCTGAAGTGCTGAATGACCCTGAGAGCATAGAAAAAAGGCGAAGCCGAGAAAGCCTCAATGTTGATGTGGTAAAGTACGAGAGTGGTCCTGATGGAGGCGAGGAA gatgGCACTGGATCTTTAAAGCGCAGTGGTTCCTTTAGCAAACTTCGTGCTTCCATTAGACGCAGCAGTGAGAAGCTGGTTAGAAAGCTGAAGGGAGGAAGTTCACGGGACAGTGAACCAAAGAATCCAGG
- the KLC1 gene encoding kinesin light chain 1 isoform X5, producing MYENMSTMVYLKEEKLEKLTQDEIIAKTKQVINGLEALKNEHNSILQSLLETLKCLKKDDETNLVEEKSNMIRKSLEMLELGLSEAQVMMALSNHLNAVESEKQKLRAQVRRLCQENQWLRDELANTQQKLQKSEQSVAQLEEEKKHLEFMNQLKKYDDDISPSEDKDTDSTKEPLDDLFPNDEDDQGQGIQQQHSSAAAAAQQGGYEIPARLRTLHNLVIQYASQGRYEVAVPLCKQALEDLEKTSGHDHPDVATMLNILALVYRDQNKYKDAANLLNDALAIREKTLGKDHPAVAATLNNLAVLYGKRGKYKEAEPLCKRALEIREKVLGKDHPDVAKQLNNLALLCQNQGKYEEVEYYYQRALEIYQTKLGPDDPNVAKTKNNLASCYLKQGKFKQAETLYKEILTRAHEREFGSVDDENKPIWMHAEEREECKGKQKDGTSFGEYGGWYKACKVDSPTVTTTLKNLGALYRRQGKFEAAETLEEAAMRSRKQVIKGEQTGLMHFPFSAKSKEGLDNVHKQRVAEVLNDPESIEKRRSRESLNVDVVKYESGPDGGEEVSMSVEWNGDGTGSLKRSGSFSKLRASIRRSSEKLVRKLKGGSSRDSEPKNPGMKRASSLNVLNMGGKATEDHFQERNNCLTDTRALSVSHTDLAH from the exons aTGTATGAAAACATGTCCACAATGGTGTATTTAAAGGAAGAGAAGTTGGAGAAGCTCACTCAAGATGAAATCATTGCCAAAACTAAGCAAGTGATCAATGGACTAGAGGCACTGAAGAATGAACACAATTCAATTTTACAGAGCTTActtgaaacactgaaatgtttgAAGAAAGATGATGAAACTAATCTGgttgaagaaaaatcaaacatgaTTCGAAAGTCACTGGAAATGCTGGAGCTTGGCCTTAGTGAAGCACAG gTAATGATGGCCTTGTCAAATCACTTAAATGCAGTGGAATCGGAGAAGCAGAAATTGCGTGCTCAGGTTCGCCGGCTATGCCAGGAAAACCAGTGGCTACGGGATGAACTAGCCAATACACAGCAGAAGCTACAGAAAAGTGAGCAATCTGTGGCTCaactggaggaagaaaagaaacatctagAGTTCAtgaatcaattaaaaaaatatgacgATGATATTTCACCATCA GAGGATAAGGATACAGATTCCACCAAAGAGCCTTTGGATGACTTGTTTCCCAATGATGAGGATGACCAAGGACAAGGAA ttcaacagcagcacagcagtgcagcagctgctgcccaaCAAGGTGGCTATGAAATTCCAGCAAGATTAAGGACCCTTCATAATCTTGTTATTCAGTACGCTTCCCAAGGTAGATATGAGGTTGCTGTACCTCTCTGTAAACAAGCTCTTGAAGATCTGGAGAAGACTTCAGGTCATGATCATCCTGATGTTGCCACTATGTTGAACATACTTGCTTTGGTGTACAG AGACCAGAACAAATACAAAGATGCAGCAAATCTCCTGAATGATGCCTTGGCTATCCGTGAGAAGACTTTGGGCAAAGATCATCCAGCG GTGGCAGCAACTCTAAACAATCTTGCAGTACTTTATGGTAAACGGGGAAAGTACAAAGAAGCTGAACCGTTGTGTAAGCGAGCTCTGGAAATCAGGGAAAAG GTCCTGGGGAAGGATCACCCTGACGTTGCTAAACAATTAAATAACTTGGCTTTACTGTGCCAGAACCAGGGTAAATACGAGGAGGTTGAATACTACTATCAGAGGGCACTGGAAATTTACCAGACCAAGTTGGGACCAGATGATCCAAATGTTGCAAAAACAAAGAATAACCTG GCATCCTGCTATCTAAAACAGGGCAAATTTAAGCAAGCGGAAACTTTATACAAAGAGATTCTTACTCGTGCTCACGAACGGGAATTTGGCTCTGTAGATG ATGAAAATAAGCCTATTTGGATGCATgcagaagagagggaggaatgCAAA ggaaagcaaaaagatgGCACATCTTTTGGAGAATATGGTGGCTGGTACAAAGCTTGCAAAGTTGACAG tcCAACAGTAACAACTACCTTAAAGAATCTTGGGGCGCTTTACAGACGACAGGGCAAGTTTGAAGCTGCTGAAACATTAGAGGAGGCAGCAATGAGATCTCGTAAACAG GTCATTAAAGGAGAACAGACAGGGTTAATGCATTTCCCCTTCTCAGCTAAAAGCAAAGAG GGTCTTGACAATGTTCATAAACAGAGAGTTGCTGAAGTGCTGAATGACCCTGAGAGCATAGAAAAAAGGCGAAGCCGAGAAAGCCTCAATGTTGATGTGGTAAAGTACGAGAGTGGTCCTGATGGAGGCGAGGAAGTGAGTATGAGCGTAGAATGGAATGGG gatgGCACTGGATCTTTAAAGCGCAGTGGTTCCTTTAGCAAACTTCGTGCTTCCATTAGACGCAGCAGTGAGAAGCTGGTTAGAAAGCTGAAGGGAGGAAGTTCACGGGACAGTGAACCAAAGAATCCAGG
- the KLC1 gene encoding kinesin light chain 1 isoform X7, whose translation MYENMSTMVYLKEEKLEKLTQDEIIAKTKQVINGLEALKNEHNSILQSLLETLKCLKKDDETNLVEEKSNMIRKSLEMLELGLSEAQVMMALSNHLNAVESEKQKLRAQVRRLCQENQWLRDELANTQQKLQKSEQSVAQLEEEKKHLEFMNQLKKYDDDISPSEDKDTDSTKEPLDDLFPNDEDDQGQGIQQQHSSAAAAAQQGGYEIPARLRTLHNLVIQYASQGRYEVAVPLCKQALEDLEKTSGHDHPDVATMLNILALVYRDQNKYKDAANLLNDALAIREKTLGKDHPAVAATLNNLAVLYGKRGKYKEAEPLCKRALEIREKVLGKDHPDVAKQLNNLALLCQNQGKYEEVEYYYQRALEIYQTKLGPDDPNVAKTKNNLASCYLKQGKFKQAETLYKEILTRAHEREFGSVDDENKPIWMHAEEREECKGKQKDGTSFGEYGGWYKACKVDSPTVTTTLKNLGALYRRQGKFEAAETLEEAAMRSRKQGLDNVHKQRVAEVLNDPESIEKRRSRESLNVDVVKYESGPDGGEEVSMSVEWNGDGTGSLKRSGSFSKLRASIRRSSEKLVRKLKGGSSRDSEPKNPGNEIIV comes from the exons aTGTATGAAAACATGTCCACAATGGTGTATTTAAAGGAAGAGAAGTTGGAGAAGCTCACTCAAGATGAAATCATTGCCAAAACTAAGCAAGTGATCAATGGACTAGAGGCACTGAAGAATGAACACAATTCAATTTTACAGAGCTTActtgaaacactgaaatgtttgAAGAAAGATGATGAAACTAATCTGgttgaagaaaaatcaaacatgaTTCGAAAGTCACTGGAAATGCTGGAGCTTGGCCTTAGTGAAGCACAG gTAATGATGGCCTTGTCAAATCACTTAAATGCAGTGGAATCGGAGAAGCAGAAATTGCGTGCTCAGGTTCGCCGGCTATGCCAGGAAAACCAGTGGCTACGGGATGAACTAGCCAATACACAGCAGAAGCTACAGAAAAGTGAGCAATCTGTGGCTCaactggaggaagaaaagaaacatctagAGTTCAtgaatcaattaaaaaaatatgacgATGATATTTCACCATCA GAGGATAAGGATACAGATTCCACCAAAGAGCCTTTGGATGACTTGTTTCCCAATGATGAGGATGACCAAGGACAAGGAA ttcaacagcagcacagcagtgcagcagctgctgcccaaCAAGGTGGCTATGAAATTCCAGCAAGATTAAGGACCCTTCATAATCTTGTTATTCAGTACGCTTCCCAAGGTAGATATGAGGTTGCTGTACCTCTCTGTAAACAAGCTCTTGAAGATCTGGAGAAGACTTCAGGTCATGATCATCCTGATGTTGCCACTATGTTGAACATACTTGCTTTGGTGTACAG AGACCAGAACAAATACAAAGATGCAGCAAATCTCCTGAATGATGCCTTGGCTATCCGTGAGAAGACTTTGGGCAAAGATCATCCAGCG GTGGCAGCAACTCTAAACAATCTTGCAGTACTTTATGGTAAACGGGGAAAGTACAAAGAAGCTGAACCGTTGTGTAAGCGAGCTCTGGAAATCAGGGAAAAG GTCCTGGGGAAGGATCACCCTGACGTTGCTAAACAATTAAATAACTTGGCTTTACTGTGCCAGAACCAGGGTAAATACGAGGAGGTTGAATACTACTATCAGAGGGCACTGGAAATTTACCAGACCAAGTTGGGACCAGATGATCCAAATGTTGCAAAAACAAAGAATAACCTG GCATCCTGCTATCTAAAACAGGGCAAATTTAAGCAAGCGGAAACTTTATACAAAGAGATTCTTACTCGTGCTCACGAACGGGAATTTGGCTCTGTAGATG ATGAAAATAAGCCTATTTGGATGCATgcagaagagagggaggaatgCAAA ggaaagcaaaaagatgGCACATCTTTTGGAGAATATGGTGGCTGGTACAAAGCTTGCAAAGTTGACAG tcCAACAGTAACAACTACCTTAAAGAATCTTGGGGCGCTTTACAGACGACAGGGCAAGTTTGAAGCTGCTGAAACATTAGAGGAGGCAGCAATGAGATCTCGTAAACAG GGTCTTGACAATGTTCATAAACAGAGAGTTGCTGAAGTGCTGAATGACCCTGAGAGCATAGAAAAAAGGCGAAGCCGAGAAAGCCTCAATGTTGATGTGGTAAAGTACGAGAGTGGTCCTGATGGAGGCGAGGAAGTGAGTATGAGCGTAGAATGGAATGGG gatgGCACTGGATCTTTAAAGCGCAGTGGTTCCTTTAGCAAACTTCGTGCTTCCATTAGACGCAGCAGTGAGAAGCTGGTTAGAAAGCTGAAGGGAGGAAGTTCACGGGACAGTGAACCAAAGAATCCAGG
- the KLC1 gene encoding kinesin light chain 1 isoform X3 — translation MYENMSTMVYLKEEKLEKLTQDEIIAKTKQVINGLEALKNEHNSILQSLLETLKCLKKDDETNLVEEKSNMIRKSLEMLELGLSEAQVMMALSNHLNAVESEKQKLRAQVRRLCQENQWLRDELANTQQKLQKSEQSVAQLEEEKKHLEFMNQLKKYDDDISPSEDKDTDSTKEPLDDLFPNDEDDQGQGIQQQHSSAAAAAQQGGYEIPARLRTLHNLVIQYASQGRYEVAVPLCKQALEDLEKTSGHDHPDVATMLNILALVYRDQNKYKDAANLLNDALAIREKTLGKDHPAVAATLNNLAVLYGKRGKYKEAEPLCKRALEIREKVLGKDHPDVAKQLNNLALLCQNQGKYEEVEYYYQRALEIYQTKLGPDDPNVAKTKNNLASCYLKQGKFKQAETLYKEILTRAHEREFGSVDDENKPIWMHAEEREECKGKQKDGTSFGEYGGWYKACKVDSPTVTTTLKNLGALYRRQGKFEAAETLEEAAMRSRKQVIKGEQTGLMHFPFSAKSKEGLDNVHKQRVAEVLNDPESIEKRRSRESLNVDVVKYESGPDGGEEVSMSVEWNGDGTGSLKRSGSFSKLRASIRRSSEKLVRKLKGGSSRDSEPKNPGNEIIV, via the exons aTGTATGAAAACATGTCCACAATGGTGTATTTAAAGGAAGAGAAGTTGGAGAAGCTCACTCAAGATGAAATCATTGCCAAAACTAAGCAAGTGATCAATGGACTAGAGGCACTGAAGAATGAACACAATTCAATTTTACAGAGCTTActtgaaacactgaaatgtttgAAGAAAGATGATGAAACTAATCTGgttgaagaaaaatcaaacatgaTTCGAAAGTCACTGGAAATGCTGGAGCTTGGCCTTAGTGAAGCACAG gTAATGATGGCCTTGTCAAATCACTTAAATGCAGTGGAATCGGAGAAGCAGAAATTGCGTGCTCAGGTTCGCCGGCTATGCCAGGAAAACCAGTGGCTACGGGATGAACTAGCCAATACACAGCAGAAGCTACAGAAAAGTGAGCAATCTGTGGCTCaactggaggaagaaaagaaacatctagAGTTCAtgaatcaattaaaaaaatatgacgATGATATTTCACCATCA GAGGATAAGGATACAGATTCCACCAAAGAGCCTTTGGATGACTTGTTTCCCAATGATGAGGATGACCAAGGACAAGGAA ttcaacagcagcacagcagtgcagcagctgctgcccaaCAAGGTGGCTATGAAATTCCAGCAAGATTAAGGACCCTTCATAATCTTGTTATTCAGTACGCTTCCCAAGGTAGATATGAGGTTGCTGTACCTCTCTGTAAACAAGCTCTTGAAGATCTGGAGAAGACTTCAGGTCATGATCATCCTGATGTTGCCACTATGTTGAACATACTTGCTTTGGTGTACAG AGACCAGAACAAATACAAAGATGCAGCAAATCTCCTGAATGATGCCTTGGCTATCCGTGAGAAGACTTTGGGCAAAGATCATCCAGCG GTGGCAGCAACTCTAAACAATCTTGCAGTACTTTATGGTAAACGGGGAAAGTACAAAGAAGCTGAACCGTTGTGTAAGCGAGCTCTGGAAATCAGGGAAAAG GTCCTGGGGAAGGATCACCCTGACGTTGCTAAACAATTAAATAACTTGGCTTTACTGTGCCAGAACCAGGGTAAATACGAGGAGGTTGAATACTACTATCAGAGGGCACTGGAAATTTACCAGACCAAGTTGGGACCAGATGATCCAAATGTTGCAAAAACAAAGAATAACCTG GCATCCTGCTATCTAAAACAGGGCAAATTTAAGCAAGCGGAAACTTTATACAAAGAGATTCTTACTCGTGCTCACGAACGGGAATTTGGCTCTGTAGATG ATGAAAATAAGCCTATTTGGATGCATgcagaagagagggaggaatgCAAA ggaaagcaaaaagatgGCACATCTTTTGGAGAATATGGTGGCTGGTACAAAGCTTGCAAAGTTGACAG tcCAACAGTAACAACTACCTTAAAGAATCTTGGGGCGCTTTACAGACGACAGGGCAAGTTTGAAGCTGCTGAAACATTAGAGGAGGCAGCAATGAGATCTCGTAAACAG GTCATTAAAGGAGAACAGACAGGGTTAATGCATTTCCCCTTCTCAGCTAAAAGCAAAGAG GGTCTTGACAATGTTCATAAACAGAGAGTTGCTGAAGTGCTGAATGACCCTGAGAGCATAGAAAAAAGGCGAAGCCGAGAAAGCCTCAATGTTGATGTGGTAAAGTACGAGAGTGGTCCTGATGGAGGCGAGGAAGTGAGTATGAGCGTAGAATGGAATGGG gatgGCACTGGATCTTTAAAGCGCAGTGGTTCCTTTAGCAAACTTCGTGCTTCCATTAGACGCAGCAGTGAGAAGCTGGTTAGAAAGCTGAAGGGAGGAAGTTCACGGGACAGTGAACCAAAGAATCCAGG
- the KLC1 gene encoding kinesin light chain 1 isoform X4: MYENMSTMVYLKEEKLEKLTQDEIIAKTKQVINGLEALKNEHNSILQSLLETLKCLKKDDETNLVEEKSNMIRKSLEMLELGLSEAQVMMALSNHLNAVESEKQKLRAQVRRLCQENQWLRDELANTQQKLQKSEQSVAQLEEEKKHLEFMNQLKKYDDDISPSEDKDTDSTKEPLDDLFPNDEDDQGQGIQQQHSSAAAAAQQGGYEIPARLRTLHNLVIQYASQGRYEVAVPLCKQALEDLEKTSGHDHPDVATMLNILALVYRDQNKYKDAANLLNDALAIREKTLGKDHPAVAATLNNLAVLYGKRGKYKEAEPLCKRALEIREKVLGKDHPDVAKQLNNLALLCQNQGKYEEVEYYYQRALEIYQTKLGPDDPNVAKTKNNLASCYLKQGKFKQAETLYKEILTRAHEREFGSVDDENKPIWMHAEEREECKGKQKDGTSFGEYGGWYKACKVDSPTVTTTLKNLGALYRRQGKFEAAETLEEAAMRSRKQGLDNVHKQRVAEVLNDPESIEKRRSRESLNVDVVKYESGPDGGEEDGTGSLKRSGSFSKLRASIRRSSEKLVRKLKGGSSRDSEPKNPGNEIIV, from the exons aTGTATGAAAACATGTCCACAATGGTGTATTTAAAGGAAGAGAAGTTGGAGAAGCTCACTCAAGATGAAATCATTGCCAAAACTAAGCAAGTGATCAATGGACTAGAGGCACTGAAGAATGAACACAATTCAATTTTACAGAGCTTActtgaaacactgaaatgtttgAAGAAAGATGATGAAACTAATCTGgttgaagaaaaatcaaacatgaTTCGAAAGTCACTGGAAATGCTGGAGCTTGGCCTTAGTGAAGCACAG gTAATGATGGCCTTGTCAAATCACTTAAATGCAGTGGAATCGGAGAAGCAGAAATTGCGTGCTCAGGTTCGCCGGCTATGCCAGGAAAACCAGTGGCTACGGGATGAACTAGCCAATACACAGCAGAAGCTACAGAAAAGTGAGCAATCTGTGGCTCaactggaggaagaaaagaaacatctagAGTTCAtgaatcaattaaaaaaatatgacgATGATATTTCACCATCA GAGGATAAGGATACAGATTCCACCAAAGAGCCTTTGGATGACTTGTTTCCCAATGATGAGGATGACCAAGGACAAGGAA ttcaacagcagcacagcagtgcagcagctgctgcccaaCAAGGTGGCTATGAAATTCCAGCAAGATTAAGGACCCTTCATAATCTTGTTATTCAGTACGCTTCCCAAGGTAGATATGAGGTTGCTGTACCTCTCTGTAAACAAGCTCTTGAAGATCTGGAGAAGACTTCAGGTCATGATCATCCTGATGTTGCCACTATGTTGAACATACTTGCTTTGGTGTACAG AGACCAGAACAAATACAAAGATGCAGCAAATCTCCTGAATGATGCCTTGGCTATCCGTGAGAAGACTTTGGGCAAAGATCATCCAGCG GTGGCAGCAACTCTAAACAATCTTGCAGTACTTTATGGTAAACGGGGAAAGTACAAAGAAGCTGAACCGTTGTGTAAGCGAGCTCTGGAAATCAGGGAAAAG GTCCTGGGGAAGGATCACCCTGACGTTGCTAAACAATTAAATAACTTGGCTTTACTGTGCCAGAACCAGGGTAAATACGAGGAGGTTGAATACTACTATCAGAGGGCACTGGAAATTTACCAGACCAAGTTGGGACCAGATGATCCAAATGTTGCAAAAACAAAGAATAACCTG GCATCCTGCTATCTAAAACAGGGCAAATTTAAGCAAGCGGAAACTTTATACAAAGAGATTCTTACTCGTGCTCACGAACGGGAATTTGGCTCTGTAGATG ATGAAAATAAGCCTATTTGGATGCATgcagaagagagggaggaatgCAAA ggaaagcaaaaagatgGCACATCTTTTGGAGAATATGGTGGCTGGTACAAAGCTTGCAAAGTTGACAG tcCAACAGTAACAACTACCTTAAAGAATCTTGGGGCGCTTTACAGACGACAGGGCAAGTTTGAAGCTGCTGAAACATTAGAGGAGGCAGCAATGAGATCTCGTAAACAG GGTCTTGACAATGTTCATAAACAGAGAGTTGCTGAAGTGCTGAATGACCCTGAGAGCATAGAAAAAAGGCGAAGCCGAGAAAGCCTCAATGTTGATGTGGTAAAGTACGAGAGTGGTCCTGATGGAGGCGAGGAA gatgGCACTGGATCTTTAAAGCGCAGTGGTTCCTTTAGCAAACTTCGTGCTTCCATTAGACGCAGCAGTGAGAAGCTGGTTAGAAAGCTGAAGGGAGGAAGTTCACGGGACAGTGAACCAAAGAATCCAGG